The Candidatus Lokiarchaeota archaeon genome window below encodes:
- a CDS encoding alpha/beta fold hydrolase: MVHEETEYVGYDGKRMFMHLWRPSDNKPRALVVAVHGIGSHGGDMKRVGEFLAERGVAVFAPDMRGFGHFEGMKGHVMDFDEYNEDMCNIVMQIKDQYKNRLTFAYGHSLGGLHVIRYVVRYPNEIDGMMLSAPAVSETLDIGKATRLLGRVLSVLNVKWYMDNEVKFDCLTRNKEAIERHKQDDLRFDKVTPRFGIEALQARAEGFESAERIRVPVLMQQGGDDKLVSPEKNREFFDNIDIEDKTWRFYEGFYHELFEEPENERVLSDLYSWLDKRLVR, translated from the coding sequence ATGGTACATGAGGAAACCGAGTACGTTGGTTATGATGGTAAACGGATGTTTATGCATCTATGGAGGCCTTCTGACAACAAACCTCGGGCGCTTGTAGTGGCTGTCCATGGTATCGGGAGCCATGGAGGAGACATGAAGAGAGTAGGCGAGTTTCTGGCAGAACGAGGGGTGGCAGTATTTGCTCCAGATATGAGAGGTTTTGGGCATTTTGAAGGAATGAAGGGCCATGTAATGGATTTCGACGAGTATAACGAAGATATGTGCAATATTGTCATGCAAATCAAAGACCAGTACAAGAACAGGTTAACCTTCGCCTATGGTCACTCATTGGGAGGATTGCATGTTATCCGTTATGTAGTGCGATATCCTAACGAAATAGATGGAATGATGCTCTCTGCTCCAGCTGTTTCCGAAACGCTTGACATTGGTAAGGCAACGAGATTGCTTGGAAGAGTGCTATCAGTCCTGAATGTCAAGTGGTACATGGATAATGAAGTCAAATTTGATTGTCTCACAAGAAACAAAGAAGCCATAGAACGGCATAAGCAAGATGACCTGCGTTTCGACAAAGTAACGCCACGGTTCGGCATCGAAGCTTTGCAAGCAAGAGCTGAAGGGTTCGAATCAGCCGAGCGAATCAGGGTGCCGGTATTGATGCAACAAGGGGGAGACGACAAGCTGGTATCTCCAGAGAAGAACAGGGAATTCTTTGACAACATCGATATCGAGGACAAGACATGGAGATTCTACGAGGGTTTCTATCACGAACTCTTTGAAGAACCAGAAAATGAGCGAGTCCTTTCGGATTTATACTCCTGGCTAGACAAGAGACTAGTACGGTAA